From Gimesia panareensis, the proteins below share one genomic window:
- a CDS encoding 3-keto-disaccharide hydrolase, producing MTAAEKEEGWKLLFNGKNYKGWMCSNGKKIAAPIENGALVPYKSGGYLIVYDKEFSDFKFKCDVKMPEECNSGIFFRVGDLKDPVQSGFEAQVLSRKGTGMHDFGAIYDLVAPSENRASAPGEWTHVEITCKGPHISVAVNGKVVAKLNADEWTVPGKRLDGTGHKFKAAVKDFPRKGYIGFQDHGHKVWYKNVKLLEL from the coding sequence TTGACAGCGGCCGAAAAAGAAGAAGGCTGGAAACTGCTCTTCAACGGCAAGAACTACAAAGGCTGGATGTGCAGCAACGGTAAGAAGATCGCTGCCCCGATCGAAAACGGCGCACTGGTGCCTTACAAATCAGGCGGCTATCTGATTGTCTATGATAAGGAATTCAGCGATTTCAAATTCAAGTGCGATGTGAAAATGCCGGAAGAGTGCAACTCCGGAATCTTTTTCCGCGTGGGCGATCTGAAGGATCCCGTGCAGTCCGGATTCGAAGCGCAGGTATTGAGCCGCAAGGGAACCGGCATGCATGATTTCGGGGCGATCTACGATCTTGTAGCACCGTCAGAAAACCGGGCCAGTGCTCCGGGTGAATGGACTCATGTCGAGATCACCTGCAAGGGGCCGCACATCAGCGTGGCCGTGAATGGAAAAGTCGTTGCCAAGCTGAATGCAGATGAATGGACCGTGCCGGGCAAGCGTCTGGATGGTACCGGCCACAAGTTCAAAGCAGCAGTCAAAGACTTCCCGCGGAAAGGCTACATCGGTTTTCAGGACCACGGGCACAAAGTCTGGTATAAGAATGTAAAGTTGCTGGAACTGTGA
- a CDS encoding Na(+)-translocating NADH-quinone reductase subunit A, translated as MITIKKGLDLPIAGEPSALIENGPEIRSVALIGPDYIGMKPTLAVEVGDTVKKGQLLFSDKKTEGVIYTAPAAGKVTEINRGAKRAFQSMVIELEGSDEETFASYEEGQLSSLTREQVTENLVQSGLWTSLRTRPYSKVPSPESTPHSIFVTAIDTSPLAPPPEVVLSEEPRAFSQGLQILKTLTEGKLFLCKAPGTNLPGCELDFVTVEEFGGPHPAGLVGTHIHYLDPVSEKKTVWYINYQDVIAVGKLFTTGQLSNERVISIAGPVVKNPKLVKTIMGASLADLTDGNLEEGVDRIISGSALSGRTGEGPFAYLGRYALQVTALKEGTHRDFLGWMGPGFNKFSVVPVFASSWLGKGKKVPFTTSTEGSKRAMIPIGTYEKVMPLDILPTFLLRALITEDTEQAKLLGCLELDEEDLSLCTFVCPGKYNYGSLLRDNLTKIEIEG; from the coding sequence ATGATAACAATTAAAAAAGGGCTGGATCTGCCCATCGCAGGTGAGCCTTCTGCTTTGATCGAAAACGGGCCGGAAATTCGATCGGTTGCTTTAATCGGCCCTGATTATATTGGGATGAAACCCACGCTGGCTGTCGAAGTCGGCGATACTGTTAAAAAAGGTCAGTTGCTCTTCAGCGACAAGAAGACCGAGGGCGTGATCTATACGGCGCCTGCCGCTGGTAAAGTGACCGAAATCAATCGTGGGGCCAAACGGGCCTTTCAGTCAATGGTGATTGAACTCGAAGGTTCCGATGAAGAAACCTTCGCTTCCTACGAAGAAGGACAGCTCAGCAGTCTGACACGCGAGCAGGTCACTGAGAACCTGGTGCAGTCCGGTCTCTGGACCAGTCTGCGAACCCGACCTTACAGCAAGGTCCCCTCTCCCGAGTCCACACCGCATTCCATTTTTGTGACTGCCATCGATACCAGTCCACTGGCACCACCGCCGGAAGTTGTACTGAGCGAAGAGCCGCGGGCATTCTCTCAGGGTCTGCAGATTCTGAAGACACTGACCGAAGGGAAGCTCTTTCTCTGTAAAGCACCGGGAACCAATCTGCCCGGTTGCGAGCTGGATTTTGTGACAGTCGAAGAATTCGGCGGTCCGCATCCTGCAGGACTGGTCGGTACGCACATTCATTATCTGGATCCGGTCAGCGAAAAGAAAACCGTCTGGTACATCAACTACCAGGACGTGATTGCGGTCGGCAAATTGTTTACGACAGGCCAGCTCTCCAATGAGCGTGTGATTTCGATCGCCGGCCCGGTCGTCAAGAATCCCAAACTGGTTAAGACCATTATGGGAGCCAGTCTGGCTGATCTGACAGACGGCAACCTCGAAGAAGGCGTCGATCGGATTATTTCCGGTTCGGCTCTTTCCGGCCGCACAGGCGAAGGCCCTTTCGCTTACCTCGGCCGCTATGCATTACAGGTCACCGCGCTCAAAGAGGGGACGCATCGGGACTTCCTGGGCTGGATGGGCCCCGGATTCAACAAGTTCTCAGTCGTGCCCGTGTTCGCTTCCTCCTGGCTGGGTAAAGGGAAGAAAGTTCCCTTTACGACATCAACCGAAGGCAGTAAGCGGGCCATGATTCCCATCGGAACTTATGAAAAAGTGATGCCTCTGGATATTCTGCCAACCTTCCTGTTGCGGGCTCTGATTACTGAAGACACCGAACAGGCCAAGCTGTTGGGGTGCCTGGAGCTGGATGAGGAAGATCTGTCGTTGTGTACGTTTGTCTGCCCGGGCAAGTACAACTACGGATCGTTGCTGCGGGACAATTTGACCAAAATTGAAATCGAGGGCTGA
- a CDS encoding NADH:ubiquinone reductase (Na(+)-transporting) subunit B: MKPLRNLLDKIHPLFEKGGKFEKLYPLYEAQDTFLYTPGEVTSEASHVRDSIDLKRMMSMVIVALLPCVFMALYNTGYQANAAMSNMGIESVPGWRGAIMSSLGVIPDANSLVSNLVHGALYFLPIYIVCMAVGGTWEALFCVVRRHEINEGFLVTGMLFPLTLPPTIPLWQVALGISFGVVIGKEIFGGTGKNFLNPALTARAFLYFAYPGQIVGDSVWTAVDGFSGATSLGQLATAAPEVGMKAITNPVADGGLGISWGQAFMGTIQGSMGETSTFACLLGAAFLILIGVGSWRVMAGVLAGAMGLSTLLWLIGSNTNAMFAMPPQWHLVVGGLAFGLVFMATDPVSAAMTDTGRWLYGILIGGMTILIRVVNPAYPEGIMLAILFGNVFAPLIDYYVVQANIKRRLARNVA, encoded by the coding sequence ATGAAGCCGTTACGAAATCTTCTTGATAAGATACACCCTCTCTTCGAAAAAGGGGGGAAGTTCGAGAAGCTTTACCCGCTTTACGAAGCACAGGACACGTTCCTGTATACGCCGGGTGAAGTGACCAGTGAAGCCTCTCATGTGCGCGATTCGATCGACTTGAAGCGCATGATGAGTATGGTGATTGTGGCTCTGCTGCCCTGTGTGTTCATGGCACTGTATAACACAGGCTATCAGGCCAACGCGGCTATGAGCAACATGGGAATCGAATCGGTTCCCGGCTGGCGGGGCGCCATCATGTCCTCACTGGGTGTGATACCCGATGCCAACAGCCTGGTCTCTAACCTGGTGCACGGTGCTCTCTACTTCCTGCCGATTTATATCGTCTGTATGGCGGTGGGGGGGACCTGGGAAGCGCTGTTTTGTGTTGTGCGGCGTCACGAAATCAACGAAGGCTTCCTGGTGACCGGGATGCTGTTTCCGCTCACACTGCCTCCCACGATTCCGCTCTGGCAGGTTGCACTGGGCATCAGCTTTGGTGTGGTCATCGGTAAAGAAATCTTCGGTGGTACTGGTAAAAACTTCCTCAACCCGGCGCTGACAGCCCGGGCGTTTTTGTATTTTGCCTACCCCGGACAGATCGTGGGTGACAGCGTCTGGACCGCCGTTGACGGTTTCAGTGGTGCCACCTCACTGGGGCAGCTGGCAACCGCAGCTCCCGAAGTCGGGATGAAAGCCATCACCAACCCCGTCGCTGACGGCGGACTGGGAATCTCCTGGGGCCAGGCCTTCATGGGGACGATTCAGGGGTCAATGGGTGAAACTTCCACCTTCGCCTGTCTGCTGGGGGCAGCCTTTCTGATCTTGATCGGCGTCGGTTCCTGGCGCGTGATGGCAGGTGTCCTCGCTGGTGCGATGGGACTCTCCACCCTGCTGTGGCTGATCGGCAGCAACACGAATGCGATGTTCGCGATGCCTCCGCAGTGGCACCTGGTTGTCGGCGGTCTGGCCTTCGGTCTGGTATTTATGGCGACCGATCCGGTCTCGGCAGCGATGACCGATACAGGACGCTGGTTATATGGAATTTTGATTGGGGGAATGACCATCCTGATTCGGGTCGTCAATCCTGCGTATCCAGAGGGGATCATGCTGGCGATTCTGTTCGGCAACGTCTTCGCTCCTCTGATTGATTATTACGTGGTTCAAGCAAACATTAAAAGAAGGTTGGCGCGAAATGTCGCGTGA